The Acidobacteriota bacterium genome contains the following window.
ATCTTTATGCCGGCGGCCTGAGTGCGATGTCGCGCGGACATTTTCTGAATCCGCATATCGACAATTCTCACGACGGCGAACAGCAGAATTACCGCGTGCTCAACCTGCTCTACTACATCACGCCCGATTGGGACGCGGCGAACGGCGGCAATCTCGAACTCTGGGACGCGAATGTAACGACACCGATCGAGATCCCGAGCCTCTTCAACCGCCTCGTCCTGATGTCGACGAACGACAAGTCATTCCACTCCGTCAACGAGGTCAAGGCCGACGGCGTGCGCCGCTGCGTGTCGAACTACTATTTCTCACCCCACTCGCCAAACGGCTACGAAACCACCCACGTCACCTATTTCATGGCCCGCCCCGAACAGAAGCTGCGACGCATCGTCACCAAACTCGACAGCGAACTGAGAACCAAATTGAGAAAGATAAAAAAAGACGGCTTTGCGAAGAAAGATGTGTTTGAAGGGTAGCGGGAGAGCTGGCATCGTCCCACCCGTTTTTTGGTTCGAAGAGATTTCAACGCAAAGCCTTAAGAAGCAAGGCCGCCAAGATAAGAAGGTTGATCGAGACGAATGATCGAGCTCCGTAGGAGCGGCATGTTTGTAGAAACGGATCGTCAGAAGATATTGTCCAGCCCCTTCAGGGGCGACACCGTCGTTGTTATGTCACGGAGATGGTTCCGCTCCTATGGAGCTCGGCGAGAGATCCTTGATGGGTCTTCTACAAACATTTCGCTCCTAACGGAGCTAAGATCGAATAACGCGGATTTTGCTTAACTAGAAGCTTTGTATTAGAAATGGGGAGATGGCTGGGTTTTTACGCCAGCCACTGCACCGTTTCGGCTCGTGAAAGAAATCACCAAAAACGAGCTGAACATTTGTATTGACGCCTAATTTCAGATGAAAGTTGCCATTTAGTTAGCGGGCTAACGTTATGTTAGCCTGCTAACATAGTGCTTTAGATGGCATCGACGATCGCGTTCAGCGTGCCGGAAGGCCGCATCGCAGCGTATGCCTTGTCAGGATCCGGATGATAATATCCGCCGACATCCTGTGGCTTTCCTTGTGCTCCGATCAGTTCATCGTTGATCTTTGCTTCGTTTTCCTGCAAAGCTTTGGCGACCGGAGCAAATTTTGCGGCGATCTCGGCGTCCGCGGTTTGTTCGGCTAGAGCTTCGGCCCAATACATCGCCAGATAGAAATGCGAGCCGCGGTTGTCGATCTGGCCGACCTTTCTGGCAGGCGATTTGTCGGTTGCGAGGAATTTTGCATTCGCCGCGTCCAGGGCATCGGCGAGGATCTGGGCTTTATTATTGCCCGTGGTCTGTGCGACGTGCTCGAAACTTGCCTGCAGAGCCAGGAATTCGCCGAGCGAATCCCAACGCAGATAACCCTCTTGCAGGAACTGCTGGATGTGTTTCGGAGCCGAGCCGCCGGCTCCGGTCTCGAACAAACCGCCGCCGTTCATGAGCGGGACGATCGAGAGCATCTTGGCCGAGGTTCCGAGTTCCAAAATAGGGAACATATCGGTCAGATAATCACGCAAAACATTGCCCGAAACCGAGATCGTGTCCTTGCCTTCGCGCGCACGTTTTAAGGTCGCGGCAACGGCGTCTTTGACGTCCATGATCTGGATGTCAAGGCCGGTAAGATCGTGATCTTTGAGGTATTTTTCGACCTTTTTGATGATCTGAGCGTCGTGTGCACGGTCGTGATCGAGCCAGAATATTGCCGGCGTGTCGGAAAGTCTTGCACGGTTTACCGCGAGTTTTACCCAGTCCTGGATCGGAGCGTCTTTGGCCTGGCACATTCTGAAAATATCGCCGTTCTGCACGCTTTGTTCGAGCAGGACGTTTCCGTTTTCGTCCTCGACCTTAACCGTGCCTTCGCCCGCGATCTGGAATGTTTTGTCGTGCGAACCGTATTCCTCGGCCTTTTGAGCCATCAGGCCGACGTTTGGAACGGAACCGAAAGTTTTCGGGTCGATCGCTCCGTTCTGCTTCATGTCGTCGATGATCGCCGCGTAAAATCCGGCATAGGTGCGGTCGGGGATGATGCAGACCGTATCTTCTTCATTGCCTTCCGCGTTCCACATTTTGCCGCCGCCTCGAACGAGAGCCGCCATCGACGCATCGACTATCACGTCTGATGAAACGTGGAAATTCGTGATGCCTTTGTCGGAATTGACCATCGCGAGCTTCGCACTGTTTTGAATGGTATTTGCGATGTCCGCTTTGATCTCAGCCTCTTGCGGATGTCCCGAGATCTTCTCGTTTAGCGTTGCGAGGCCGTAGTTCGGATTGATATCCAGCTCGGCAAAAACGTCCTTGTATTTCTCAAAAACGTCCTTGAAATAGGTCTCGACGATCGCTCCGAAAATGATCGGGTCAGAGATCTTCATCATCGTCGCTTTCAGGTGAGCTGAAAGCAGAACGTCTTTCTCTTTTGCTTCAGCGATCGCTTCTTTGACGAACGATGTCAACGCCGAAAGCGTCATCACCGACGAATCGATCACCTCGCCCGCTTTTAACGGAGCGAAGTCCTTCAGAACCTTTTCGGAACCGTCGCTGCCGTAGAAAACGTTGCGGAATTTACCGTCGTTTTCAACAGTTGTAGAATTTTCCGTCCCAAAGAAATCGCCGCTGGTCATGTGCGCGACCGAGGTTTTCGAATCGGCGGCCCACACACCCATCCGGTGCGGATTGACCTTGGCGTAATTCTTTACGGCTTTTGGGGCCCGGCGGTCGCTGTTTCCTTCTCGCAGGACCGGATTTACGGCACTTCCGAGGGCCTTGGCATATTTCTTGTTGATGGCCTTTTCTTCGTCAGTCTTGGGCTCGACGGGGTAATTTGGCAGCGCATAGCCCTGTTTCTGAAGTTCGGAGATCGCTTCCTCAAGCTGCGGAACGGAGGCCGAGACGTTTGGAAGCTTGATGATGTTGGCTTCCGGTTTGGTCGCGAGTTCGCCCAACTGTGCGAGTGCATCGGGTGTCTTTTGTTCGCCTGTCAGATACTCCGGAAAGTTAGCCAAAATGCGACCCGCGAGCGAGATATCGGGAACCTCAATGTCGATGTCCGCAGCCTTGGTAAACGCCTTAACTATCGGTAAAAAAGAAAACGTCGCGAGCATCGGAGCCTCGTCCGTCAATGTGTAATAGATCTTTGATTTGTCTGCCATTTTATCGCCTGTTTTAATATAAAGGTTGGGTCTATCGACCGGTTTTATTGCTGAGTTTGAGCGTATATTTAGAACTCAGGATCTTGTTTAGTACACTAAACAATTAACGCTATCTTAAGTTGCTTTGAGATAAAAGGTAAATTTCGCTCGTAAGATTATTCTTCTCACACCTCTCCGACAGATTGTATGAAGAGCTCTACCGTACATATCCATTTGTTGATCGTGGCTTTGCTCTTGTTCTCGGCTGGCTGCGGCCCGCAGGCCTT
Protein-coding sequences here:
- a CDS encoding 2OG-Fe(II) oxygenase — protein: MREEFVQLIIDRLNQNSDAIKADFAADKGVAAHFTAIDDLLPYDVARRVSDAFPPPSEMRLMDTFRERKHTSKSLDKFDPIISDITFAFQEKRVIERVAELTGISDAVGDPHLYAGGLSAMSRGHFLNPHIDNSHDGEQQNYRVLNLLYYITPDWDAANGGNLELWDANVTTPIEIPSLFNRLVLMSTNDKSFHSVNEVKADGVRRCVSNYYFSPHSPNGYETTHVTYFMARPEQKLRRIVTKLDSELRTKLRKIKKDGFAKKDVFEG
- a CDS encoding NADP-dependent isocitrate dehydrogenase; the encoded protein is MADKSKIYYTLTDEAPMLATFSFLPIVKAFTKAADIDIEVPDISLAGRILANFPEYLTGEQKTPDALAQLGELATKPEANIIKLPNVSASVPQLEEAISELQKQGYALPNYPVEPKTDEEKAINKKYAKALGSAVNPVLREGNSDRRAPKAVKNYAKVNPHRMGVWAADSKTSVAHMTSGDFFGTENSTTVENDGKFRNVFYGSDGSEKVLKDFAPLKAGEVIDSSVMTLSALTSFVKEAIAEAKEKDVLLSAHLKATMMKISDPIIFGAIVETYFKDVFEKYKDVFAELDINPNYGLATLNEKISGHPQEAEIKADIANTIQNSAKLAMVNSDKGITNFHVSSDVIVDASMAALVRGGGKMWNAEGNEEDTVCIIPDRTYAGFYAAIIDDMKQNGAIDPKTFGSVPNVGLMAQKAEEYGSHDKTFQIAGEGTVKVEDENGNVLLEQSVQNGDIFRMCQAKDAPIQDWVKLAVNRARLSDTPAIFWLDHDRAHDAQIIKKVEKYLKDHDLTGLDIQIMDVKDAVAATLKRAREGKDTISVSGNVLRDYLTDMFPILELGTSAKMLSIVPLMNGGGLFETGAGGSAPKHIQQFLQEGYLRWDSLGEFLALQASFEHVAQTTGNNKAQILADALDAANAKFLATDKSPARKVGQIDNRGSHFYLAMYWAEALAEQTADAEIAAKFAPVAKALQENEAKINDELIGAQGKPQDVGGYYHPDPDKAYAAMRPSGTLNAIVDAI